A portion of the uncultured Draconibacterium sp. genome contains these proteins:
- a CDS encoding peptidase domain-containing ABC transporter: MAKFPFYQQFDAMDCGPTCLRMVAKYYGKHYTTEFLRENSYITREGVSLLGISDAAEAIGMRSMGVKITFQQLKNEAPLPCIVHWGQEHFVVVHQFKKGKVCVADPAFGRIEYSEKEFCEKWISTVSGGEEKGICLLLQPTPEFYQSEDDKVKRTGFQFVFNYLKPYKKLVVQLILGFLLGSCIQLVLPFLTQSVVDIGINNQDIGFIYLVLIAQLVLFISRMSVEFIRSWILLHISTRINISIISDFLIKLMKLPLGFFDSKMIGDILQRIEDHDRIERFLTAQSIGVLFSVFSLVVFAIVLAIYSWTIFLIFIIGSALYFVWIYVFMKRRRELDFKRFNKLSENQSKLIQIINGMQEIKLNNYEKQKRWEWERVQAGLFKVSVKSLSLQQYQDAGSVFINETKNILIIIISATAVVNGELTLGMMLAIQYIIGQLNTPLRQLISFMHTAQDAKISLERLAEIHEKKDESEAGKSYVRNLPENKGISVNDLVFQYEGPRSPKVLNNINLEIPEKKTTAIVGTSGSGKTTLIKLLLGFYPPVAGDIKIGGTRLSNYSPQMWRDNCGVVMQDGFIFSDSIAKNIVVNDELIDQERLLNAVKMANIQDYIEALPLSYNTKIGQEGVGLSQGQKQRILIARAIYKSPEYLFFDEATNALDANNEKMIMENMDKFSAGKTVVVVAHRLSTVKNADQIVVLDTGEIVERGTHEELIAKQGKYYQLVKNQLELGN; this comes from the coding sequence ATGGCAAAGTTCCCGTTTTATCAACAATTTGATGCAATGGATTGCGGCCCAACCTGCTTACGCATGGTGGCCAAATATTACGGGAAGCATTATACCACCGAATTTCTTCGCGAAAACTCCTATATAACCCGGGAAGGTGTATCATTACTGGGAATCAGCGACGCTGCTGAAGCTATTGGAATGCGCTCGATGGGAGTGAAAATCACTTTTCAGCAATTAAAAAATGAAGCCCCACTTCCTTGTATCGTACATTGGGGACAGGAACATTTTGTTGTTGTTCACCAGTTTAAAAAAGGGAAAGTTTGTGTTGCAGATCCTGCATTTGGGCGGATTGAATACAGCGAAAAAGAGTTTTGCGAAAAATGGATTTCTACGGTTTCTGGAGGTGAAGAAAAAGGGATTTGCTTGCTTTTGCAACCAACACCCGAATTTTACCAGAGCGAAGACGACAAAGTAAAACGTACCGGCTTTCAGTTTGTATTTAATTACCTAAAACCATACAAAAAACTGGTTGTTCAGTTAATTCTTGGTTTTCTTCTCGGAAGTTGCATTCAGCTGGTTTTGCCTTTTCTAACGCAGAGTGTAGTCGACATTGGAATAAATAATCAGGATATTGGTTTTATATACCTGGTACTTATTGCGCAACTCGTTTTATTTATCAGTCGAATGTCGGTTGAGTTCATCCGCTCGTGGATTTTGTTGCACATTAGCACGCGCATTAATATTTCCATTATTTCCGATTTTCTTATCAAGTTAATGAAGCTGCCGTTGGGCTTTTTCGACTCAAAGATGATCGGCGATATTTTACAGCGTATTGAAGATCACGACCGAATCGAGCGTTTTTTAACAGCCCAGTCAATCGGAGTTTTGTTTTCGGTTTTTAGTCTGGTGGTTTTTGCCATTGTATTGGCCATATACAGCTGGACGATATTCTTGATATTTATTATTGGTTCGGCCTTGTATTTTGTGTGGATCTATGTTTTTATGAAACGCAGGCGCGAACTCGATTTTAAACGTTTTAATAAACTGTCAGAAAATCAAAGCAAGTTGATTCAGATTATTAACGGAATGCAGGAGATAAAACTGAACAACTACGAAAAGCAAAAACGCTGGGAGTGGGAGCGTGTTCAGGCCGGACTGTTTAAAGTGAGCGTAAAAAGCCTTTCGTTGCAGCAGTATCAGGATGCCGGTTCGGTTTTTATTAATGAAACAAAAAATATTCTCATTATAATTATTTCGGCCACCGCTGTTGTTAATGGTGAATTGACTCTTGGTATGATGCTGGCTATACAATATATAATAGGGCAGCTAAATACGCCATTGCGGCAACTTATTAGTTTTATGCACACGGCTCAGGATGCCAAGATTAGTTTGGAGCGATTGGCAGAAATTCATGAGAAAAAAGATGAGAGTGAAGCCGGTAAATCGTATGTGCGAAACCTGCCCGAAAATAAAGGAATATCGGTTAACGATCTGGTTTTTCAGTATGAAGGGCCGCGTTCGCCTAAGGTGTTGAATAATATCAATCTGGAAATTCCGGAAAAGAAAACAACTGCTATTGTAGGAACCAGTGGCAGTGGAAAAACCACATTGATAAAACTATTGCTGGGCTTTTATCCACCAGTTGCAGGCGATATAAAAATTGGAGGAACAAGATTGTCCAACTATTCGCCGCAAATGTGGCGCGACAACTGTGGCGTGGTAATGCAGGATGGTTTTATTTTTTCCGACAGTATTGCAAAAAATATTGTGGTAAACGACGAACTTATTGATCAGGAACGTTTGCTGAATGCTGTTAAAATGGCGAATATTCAGGATTATATTGAGGCCTTGCCACTGAGCTACAATACAAAAATAGGGCAGGAAGGTGTTGGATTAAGCCAGGGGCAGAAACAGCGAATTCTGATTGCCCGCGCAATTTATAAATCGCCGGAGTACCTGTTTTTTGATGAGGCTACAAACGCGCTTGATGCCAACAACGAGAAGATGATCATGGAGAATATGGACAAATTCTCGGCGGGAAAAACTGTTGTTGTGGTGGCGCATCGTTTAAGTACGGTGAAAAATGCCGACCAGATTGTAGTGCTCGATACTGGCGAAATTGTGGAGCGCGGAACACACGAAGAGTTGATTGCAAAACAAGGAAAATATTATCAACTGGTTAAAAATCAATTGGAACTGGGCAACTGA
- a CDS encoding response regulator transcription factor, whose protein sequence is MKILIIEDEIALSDSIFQYLTDEGYVCETAYDYNTAAEHLDIHFYDCILVDINLPGGSGLDLIRQVKKDNKKMGIIIISARDSVDNRIEGLEIGADNYLTKPFHLAELNAHLKSINRRINFDGDNQILVNEIKILPDSHQVFVNDNELQLTKKEYELLQFFVANKNKVITKTGLAQHLWGDYMDIADSYDFIYGHIKNLRKKLIKKGCTDYIKTIYGVGYKFDLNQE, encoded by the coding sequence ATGAAAATTCTCATAATTGAAGACGAAATAGCTTTATCCGACTCCATTTTTCAGTACCTCACCGACGAAGGTTATGTGTGCGAAACGGCCTATGATTACAACACGGCAGCCGAGCATCTTGATATCCATTTTTACGACTGTATTCTGGTGGATATTAATTTACCGGGCGGCAGCGGCCTCGACCTTATCAGGCAGGTAAAAAAGGATAATAAAAAAATGGGAATCATCATTATTTCGGCACGCGACTCGGTAGACAACAGAATTGAAGGGCTTGAAATTGGTGCCGATAATTACCTTACAAAACCTTTTCATTTGGCAGAACTAAATGCGCATCTGAAATCGATTAACCGGCGGATAAATTTCGATGGCGACAATCAGATTTTGGTCAACGAGATAAAAATCCTGCCCGATTCGCACCAGGTTTTTGTAAACGACAACGAGTTACAACTCACAAAAAAAGAGTACGAATTGCTCCAGTTTTTTGTAGCCAACAAAAACAAGGTAATTACAAAAACAGGTTTGGCGCAGCATCTTTGGGGCGACTACATGGACATTGCCGATTCGTACGATTTTATTTACGGACACATTAAAAACCTCCGCAAAAAACTGATAAAAAAAGGATGCACCGATTATATTAAAACCATTTACGGCGTTGGTTATAAATTCGATTTAAACCAGGAATAA
- a CDS encoding HAMP domain-containing sensor histidine kinase: protein MKLLTKISLNFLSISLFIFLTGLVVFYFVLRQQVNQNINVELQKRQTSIQNELNSAHGATTAPTDFEKKVEVTPIPANQNPVEGYSDTLIVDAKTGAYTAYRQLQFVSEVGGQKYLVRIFKSHAETDNLMVRIILSMTLLVVALIIGLLVLNRHISQKTLKSFYDTINKIKKYDLNTHEDFQLKESDIKEFNELNKVLISMTERIKDDYYNLKEYTENASHELQTPIAVIISKLELLLQSECMQEKELKTISDAYEASTRLSRLTNTLLLLSKIGNRQFPEVKKVDLTQIIDTQLSFLEDVIASKKISVKSPDKQYFAELNPYLADILISNLLKNAIRHNHKNGYISITANDKQLTIANSGEKIEGNPDDIFKRFYKSSSSDSSVGLGLAIVQKICEVSGFKALYSYENNLHNFSIIFTPETNNFEA, encoded by the coding sequence ATGAAACTACTAACCAAAATAAGTCTCAATTTCCTCTCCATTTCACTTTTCATTTTCCTTACCGGATTAGTGGTTTTTTATTTTGTTCTTCGCCAACAGGTAAACCAAAACATAAACGTTGAGTTGCAAAAGCGCCAAACCAGCATTCAAAATGAATTAAATTCGGCACACGGAGCAACAACAGCACCAACCGATTTTGAGAAAAAAGTTGAAGTAACTCCAATACCTGCCAACCAAAATCCGGTTGAAGGCTATTCCGATACGCTAATTGTGGATGCTAAAACAGGCGCTTACACAGCATACCGTCAGTTGCAGTTCGTTTCGGAAGTTGGCGGGCAAAAATACCTGGTCAGAATCTTTAAATCGCATGCCGAAACCGACAACCTGATGGTTCGCATTATTTTATCGATGACGCTACTGGTTGTTGCCCTTATTATAGGACTATTAGTACTGAACCGGCACATATCGCAAAAAACGCTGAAATCGTTTTACGACACCATCAACAAAATCAAAAAATACGACTTGAACACGCACGAAGATTTTCAATTGAAAGAAAGCGATATCAAGGAATTCAACGAGTTGAACAAGGTTTTGATTTCGATGACCGAGCGCATAAAAGACGACTATTACAACCTGAAAGAATATACCGAAAATGCCTCGCACGAATTGCAAACACCCATTGCCGTAATTATCTCGAAACTGGAGCTGCTTCTGCAGTCAGAATGTATGCAGGAGAAAGAATTAAAAACGATTAGCGATGCCTATGAAGCTTCCACCCGGCTTTCGCGCTTGACCAATACTTTGCTGCTACTTTCAAAAATTGGGAACCGACAATTCCCTGAAGTAAAAAAAGTCGATTTAACCCAAATAATTGACACACAACTTTCATTCCTCGAGGATGTTATTGCAAGCAAAAAGATTTCGGTAAAAAGTCCAGATAAACAATATTTTGCTGAATTGAATCCATATCTGGCTGACATACTGATTTCCAACCTGTTAAAAAATGCCATCCGCCACAATCATAAAAACGGTTACATTTCGATAACTGCAAACGATAAACAGCTAACGATTGCCAACAGCGGCGAAAAAATTGAAGGAAACCCAGACGATATATTCAAACGATTTTACAAATCATCCTCCTCCGACAGTTCGGTTGGACTGGGACTTGCCATCGTTCAGAAAATATGTGAAGTTTCGGGTTTTAAGGCCCTTTATTCCTATGAGAATAACCTGCACAATTTTAGCATTATTTTCACCCCGGAAACAAACAATTTTGAGGCTTGA
- the hemA gene encoding glutamyl-tRNA reductase, whose product MIGLLGLNHKTAPIKVREKFVFCEEDVKRFVPQLIDAGINGAIVVSTCNRTEIYFDYTEKNIFDCTSTLAKMLFEWRRADKSVGAHFYHKFQDEASEHLFRVASGLDSMALGEYQIVGQLKDAFAIADKYEVHTPTLIRLFNKAFEAGKKVRTDTALSKGAVSVSYAAVELANEKLHSITSHPTLLLGAGQTGELTLQNLLKKGCDKFTIINRTTEKAQELAKRYKGTAKEFSELQNELITNDIVITSTASKKPLVTKEMVEQVMIERQNKPIFFVDLSVPHNVAPDVAEIENVFVIDVDDLQAVVDRTFGKRRGEIEKAEKIIAGFVSDFSDWQHTRNLTPTFQSISDNFKKINEAELEGFIKRQSNDNTDEASMYADHITNKFIRLMIKNVKSITDNGRKKEYIELVNDLFKIAP is encoded by the coding sequence ATGATAGGATTACTTGGATTAAACCACAAAACTGCTCCGATAAAAGTTCGCGAGAAATTCGTTTTTTGCGAAGAAGATGTGAAGCGTTTTGTGCCGCAACTAATCGACGCAGGAATAAACGGTGCAATCGTTGTTTCAACATGCAACCGAACCGAGATATATTTTGACTATACGGAAAAAAACATCTTTGATTGTACTTCAACATTAGCAAAAATGCTTTTTGAGTGGAGAAGAGCGGATAAAAGTGTGGGGGCACATTTTTACCACAAATTCCAGGACGAAGCTTCAGAACATTTATTTCGTGTTGCATCGGGGCTCGACTCGATGGCGCTGGGCGAATACCAGATTGTTGGCCAGCTGAAAGATGCTTTTGCCATTGCTGATAAATATGAAGTTCATACGCCAACGTTAATTCGCTTGTTTAACAAAGCTTTCGAAGCTGGTAAAAAAGTTAGGACGGACACAGCACTTTCAAAAGGAGCCGTTTCGGTTAGCTATGCCGCAGTTGAACTTGCCAATGAAAAATTACATAGTATTACTTCACACCCAACATTGTTGCTTGGAGCAGGTCAAACCGGCGAACTTACGCTGCAAAACCTGTTGAAAAAAGGTTGTGATAAGTTCACAATCATCAACCGCACAACGGAAAAAGCACAGGAACTGGCAAAACGTTACAAGGGGACTGCAAAAGAATTTTCGGAACTGCAAAATGAATTGATTACCAACGACATTGTAATCACATCTACTGCATCAAAAAAACCACTTGTAACCAAAGAAATGGTGGAGCAAGTAATGATCGAACGCCAAAACAAACCGATCTTTTTTGTCGATCTCTCGGTACCTCATAATGTTGCACCTGATGTAGCCGAAATCGAAAATGTTTTTGTTATCGATGTTGATGATCTGCAAGCTGTGGTCGACAGAACATTTGGCAAACGTCGCGGCGAAATTGAAAAAGCCGAAAAAATTATTGCCGGGTTTGTAAGTGATTTTAGCGATTGGCAACACACCCGCAATCTGACTCCTACTTTCCAAAGTATCAGCGATAATTTCAAGAAAATAAATGAAGCCGAACTCGAAGGCTTTATCAAACGACAGTCGAACGACAACACCGACGAAGCTTCGATGTATGCCGATCATATTACCAATAAATTTATTCGCCTGATGATCAAAAACGTAAAATCGATTACCGATAACGGGCGCAAAAAAGAATACATCGAATTGGTTAACGATCTGTTCAAAATAGCCCCATGA